One genomic region from Reichenbachiella ulvae encodes:
- the gyrA gene encoding DNA gyrase subunit A produces the protein MAEDNEDIPIGDQHIIPINIEDEMRGAYIDYSMSVIISRALPDVRDGLKPVHRRVLYGMLDLGVLHNRAYKKSARIVGEVLGKYHPHGDSSVYDTMVRMAQHWSLRYPLVDGQGNFGSVDGDSPAAMRYTEARLRRIAEELLTDINKNTVDFSPNFDDSLKEPSVLPAKIPNLLINGTSGIAVGMATNMAPHNLTEVVNGIIAYIDNRDITIPELMEHVTAPDFPTGATIYGYQGVRSAYETGRGRVVLRAKAQFETLKSGKEQIIISEIPYQVNKANMIEKTAALINEKKLEGISDIRDESDRNGMRIVYDIKKDAIPNIVLNNLYKYTQLQSSFGVNNVALVHGRPQTLNLKDIIKYFVEHRHDVVVRRTEYELEEAEKRAHILEGYLIALDNLDAVIELIRASRDPEIAKTGLMEKFGLSEIQAKAILEMRLQRLTGLEREKIQKEYEEIKELIDYLKSVLASEELRMDIIKTELQEIKDKYGDERRSDIEHAADDFTAEDMIPDEEMVITISHEGYIKRTALTEYKTQGRGGVGSRGAATKTDDFTEHLFIASTHNYLLIFTEHGKVFWKKVWEIPEGGKATKGRAIQNLINIESSDSVRAVINVTTLGDEDYINNNFIVMCTKNGTIKKTPLEAYSRPRTNGINAITIHEGDKLLNVSLTNGDNHIVIAKKSGRAIHFHESDVRSMGRTAAGVRGVALEGADDEVIGMVCITRDDANLLVVSEKGYGKRSEIGAYRITKRGGKGVKAMNVTDKTGALVAIKEVIDTDDLMIINRSGITIRMAVDTLRVMGRATQGVRLIKLGDNDKISSVEKIERIEGEEEENGGEENTTPDTDNKTDNNE, from the coding sequence ATGGCTGAAGATAACGAAGATATTCCAATAGGGGATCAGCACATCATTCCAATCAACATTGAGGATGAAATGCGTGGCGCCTACATTGATTATTCAATGTCGGTTATTATATCCAGAGCATTACCAGACGTGCGAGATGGGCTAAAGCCTGTGCATAGAAGAGTACTGTATGGGATGCTCGATTTGGGAGTTTTACACAATAGAGCTTACAAGAAATCTGCAAGAATAGTCGGGGAAGTACTCGGTAAGTATCACCCACACGGCGATTCGTCAGTATATGATACCATGGTGCGTATGGCGCAACATTGGTCACTTAGATACCCGCTCGTCGATGGTCAGGGTAACTTTGGATCGGTAGATGGTGACTCACCAGCAGCGATGCGTTATACTGAGGCTAGATTGAGAAGAATAGCTGAGGAGCTTTTGACTGACATCAATAAGAATACAGTTGATTTCAGTCCTAACTTTGATGATTCCTTAAAGGAGCCGTCAGTATTGCCTGCTAAGATCCCTAATCTTCTGATCAATGGTACTTCTGGTATTGCAGTAGGTATGGCGACCAATATGGCGCCACATAACCTGACTGAAGTAGTCAATGGTATTATTGCCTATATCGACAACCGTGATATTACTATTCCAGAATTGATGGAACATGTGACTGCACCAGATTTTCCAACAGGTGCAACCATCTATGGTTATCAAGGGGTTCGTTCGGCATATGAAACCGGAAGAGGTAGAGTTGTTCTCAGAGCAAAGGCGCAGTTCGAGACCTTGAAAAGTGGAAAAGAGCAGATTATCATTTCTGAGATTCCCTATCAGGTCAATAAGGCCAACATGATCGAGAAGACAGCAGCCTTGATCAATGAGAAGAAATTAGAAGGTATTAGCGATATCCGTGACGAATCGGATAGAAATGGTATGCGTATCGTTTATGATATTAAAAAGGATGCCATTCCTAATATCGTTTTAAATAACCTCTATAAATACACCCAGCTTCAATCCTCTTTTGGGGTAAACAATGTGGCCCTGGTACATGGACGTCCACAGACCCTGAACCTAAAAGATATCATCAAGTACTTCGTAGAGCACAGACATGATGTGGTGGTTCGAAGAACTGAGTATGAGCTGGAAGAGGCAGAGAAAAGAGCTCATATATTAGAAGGCTATCTGATTGCATTGGATAATTTGGATGCGGTGATCGAATTGATCAGAGCTTCAAGAGATCCGGAAATTGCAAAGACAGGCTTGATGGAGAAATTTGGCTTGTCTGAGATTCAGGCTAAAGCCATTCTCGAAATGAGACTGCAACGTCTGACCGGTCTCGAAAGAGAGAAAATCCAAAAGGAATACGAGGAAATCAAAGAACTCATTGATTATTTGAAATCTGTATTGGCAAGTGAAGAATTGAGGATGGATATCATCAAAACTGAACTTCAGGAAATCAAGGACAAATATGGAGATGAGAGAAGATCTGATATAGAGCATGCTGCAGATGACTTCACTGCAGAAGATATGATACCTGATGAGGAAATGGTTATCACTATTTCGCATGAAGGATATATCAAAAGAACTGCTCTGACCGAATACAAAACACAAGGTCGTGGTGGAGTAGGTTCCAGAGGAGCTGCTACTAAAACTGATGACTTTACGGAGCACCTATTTATCGCTTCGACCCACAACTACTTACTGATCTTTACTGAACATGGTAAAGTATTCTGGAAGAAGGTATGGGAAATTCCAGAGGGGGGTAAAGCGACCAAAGGACGTGCGATCCAGAACCTGATCAACATTGAATCAAGCGACAGTGTAAGAGCTGTGATCAATGTAACCACATTAGGAGATGAAGATTATATCAATAATAACTTCATTGTGATGTGTACGAAAAATGGTACAATCAAAAAGACACCATTGGAGGCCTATTCCAGACCTAGAACCAATGGTATCAATGCGATTACCATACATGAAGGTGACAAGTTGTTGAACGTGAGTCTGACCAATGGTGATAACCATATCGTAATTGCCAAGAAATCTGGGCGAGCGATTCATTTCCATGAGTCTGATGTGAGGTCTATGGGCCGTACAGCAGCAGGTGTAAGAGGGGTAGCTCTCGAAGGGGCAGATGATGAGGTAATCGGAATGGTATGTATCACCAGAGACGATGCTAACCTGCTGGTTGTTTCTGAAAAAGGATATGGTAAGCGTTCGGAAATCGGAGCTTACAGAATCACTAAGAGAGGTGGAAAAGGTGTGAAAGCCATGAACGTCACAGACAAAACTGGCGCGCTTGTTGCTATCAAGGAGGTGATTGATACAGATGACTTGATGATTATCAATAGATCAGGTATCACTATACGTATGGCAGTAGACACTTTGAGAGTGATGGGACGAGCGACTCAGGGAGTTCGTTTGATCAAGCTGGGTGATAATGATAAAATCTCTTCTGTAGAAAAAATCGAGAGAATCGAAGGAGAAGAGGAAGAAAATGGAGGAGAGGAAAACACTACTCCAGACACA
- a CDS encoding FKBP-type peptidyl-prolyl cis-trans isomerase, with amino-acid sequence MNKINFLSYIVVLSMAIAIGSCSDDGGKVVTDQAAADEEAILTYLEENDLLDVTERDDSGIYYQITNVNESGATPGSGEVLSIYYRANALGQQAFDAWENDGSNEPLKLQFNTNSVYPIGLDQSLALMREKEAAIFYIPSALAFGELEDLSSIIPANSVLVVELELDSIQTEAQVHEEQLAIMDSYVTINQLNDTINYPLDSVDILDSDVYYKKLVAGIADDTLVNGDTAAITYLFYALSSYPGGSPIAGSSNEVLSFMFNTGTVISGIDDGIDQMEIEEKALLIVPSNRAYGASAFVIPRNRKAYLEENDIIPEYAIQVSPYQILAMEIELVAPPQIPPN; translated from the coding sequence TTGAATAAAATAAATTTTCTCTCATATATAGTGGTTTTGAGTATGGCCATTGCCATTGGATCATGTAGTGACGATGGTGGCAAAGTGGTCACTGATCAGGCTGCTGCTGATGAAGAAGCTATATTGACTTACCTGGAGGAAAATGATTTGTTAGATGTTACAGAAAGGGATGATTCAGGTATCTACTACCAAATCACCAATGTAAATGAATCTGGTGCCACACCGGGTAGTGGAGAGGTGCTTTCCATTTACTATAGAGCGAATGCATTGGGACAGCAGGCATTTGATGCCTGGGAAAATGATGGTAGCAACGAGCCTCTGAAATTACAATTCAATACCAATTCAGTATATCCTATTGGTCTCGATCAATCCTTGGCTTTGATGAGAGAAAAAGAAGCAGCGATATTCTACATTCCCTCTGCACTGGCTTTTGGTGAACTGGAAGATCTGTCGAGTATCATTCCTGCCAATTCTGTATTGGTGGTGGAACTTGAACTTGATTCGATTCAGACTGAAGCACAAGTGCATGAAGAGCAATTGGCGATCATGGATAGTTATGTCACGATCAATCAACTAAACGATACCATCAACTACCCTTTAGATTCAGTGGATATTTTAGACTCTGATGTGTATTACAAGAAATTAGTAGCCGGAATCGCCGATGATACCCTGGTGAATGGGGACACAGCCGCCATTACTTATTTATTCTACGCACTGAGTTCCTATCCCGGCGGAAGTCCAATAGCAGGCTCAAGTAATGAAGTGCTAAGTTTTATGTTTAATACGGGTACTGTCATATCTGGAATCGACGATGGCATAGACCAGATGGAAATAGAGGAGAAGGCGCTATTGATTGTTCCTTCTAACCGTGCCTATGGGGCCAGCGCTTTTGTGATCCCAAGAAACAGAAAAGCTTATCTTGAGGAAAATGACATCATACCTGAGTATGCCATTCAGGTTTCTCCGTATCAAATTTTGGCCATGGAGATTGAACTAGTAGCACCACCACAAATACCACCCAATTGA
- a CDS encoding DUF4168 domain-containing protein produces the protein MKRVLTTVLLFVAVFTAKAQDEISKEDLTKYAKVMLAIDSLKAGVQDQTNDLVKNDPLMDGGRTFNAIKTANGDEAKLAEAEITPEELAAYDSILVKIDELKANFKEAYTSAIKDDLGAGLYNDIRKALKSDADLKTAYDEIVASLKEETVSEEESES, from the coding sequence ATGAAAAGAGTATTAACCACAGTGCTGTTGTTCGTGGCAGTATTTACGGCCAAAGCACAAGACGAAATATCTAAAGAAGATTTAACCAAATATGCCAAAGTAATGCTGGCTATCGATTCTTTGAAGGCAGGCGTACAAGACCAAACCAATGACCTGGTAAAGAATGATCCTTTGATGGACGGTGGTAGAACTTTTAATGCTATCAAGACAGCTAATGGAGATGAGGCAAAATTGGCTGAAGCTGAAATCACTCCTGAAGAATTGGCTGCTTATGATTCTATCCTGGTGAAGATCGATGAATTAAAAGCCAATTTCAAAGAGGCTTATACTTCTGCAATAAAGGACGATTTAGGAGCAGGTTTATATAACGATATTAGAAAAGCACTCAAGTCAGATGCGGATTTAAAAACCGCCTATGATGAGATAGTAGCATCATTGAAAGAAGAAACTGTCAGCGAGGAAGAAAGCGAATCCTGA
- a CDS encoding arsenate reductase family protein, with protein MKKIYYLSTCSTCSRIIKELGISSDNFIMQDIKTESITPDQLDEMKEMAGDYESLFSRRSMKYKAWGLAEKSLGEEDYRKYILDEYTFLKRPVIIIEDQIFIGNSKKVVEAASKAL; from the coding sequence ATGAAAAAGATCTATTATCTCTCTACATGTAGTACATGTTCCAGAATCATCAAGGAATTAGGTATCAGTTCTGACAATTTCATCATGCAGGATATTAAAACCGAATCCATCACTCCAGACCAGTTGGACGAAATGAAAGAGATGGCGGGAGATTATGAAAGTCTGTTTAGTCGTCGATCTATGAAATACAAAGCTTGGGGATTGGCTGAGAAATCACTTGGCGAAGAGGATTACAGGAAATATATTCTGGATGAATATACATTCCTTAAGCGTCCGGTTATTATCATCGAGGATCAGATTTTTATTGGTAATAGTAAAAAAGTAGTAGAAGCTGCTTCAAAAGCACTCTAG
- a CDS encoding DMT family transporter, translating into MTQFIRTNPILLSSAGALLMTFIWSGWIILSRAGVQSSLTPEDLTVIRFGTATLVALPFSLRYNWKKLSLHKAVIVSLGCGFPYTMFSFYGLQGVKAANAGVIVNGLLPVPGMILAFVVLKERSTKSRMLAILLILAANMIMMGDLSQLSSHGIGWLMLFGASLVFSSYMFLGKRWGFTTRDVLAFLPVINIVIFLPWWFLTDSGISQAPWSDLLLQASYQGVLVSIIALLLTFYALKHIGAMTLSIYFSFVPFVTAILAWIILKEHLSTAEIAGILLCSAGLFLYAYNGRQKTAKSS; encoded by the coding sequence ATGACTCAATTCATTCGTACCAATCCAATCCTTCTTTCTTCAGCAGGTGCTTTACTCATGACTTTTATTTGGTCTGGGTGGATTATTCTTTCCAGAGCCGGGGTTCAAAGTAGCTTGACTCCTGAGGACCTGACTGTGATTCGATTTGGAACAGCTACCTTGGTGGCACTCCCCTTCTCACTGCGATACAATTGGAAGAAACTAAGCTTGCACAAAGCGGTCATTGTATCACTAGGCTGTGGCTTTCCTTATACGATGTTTTCATTCTATGGCTTGCAAGGAGTGAAAGCAGCTAATGCCGGTGTGATTGTCAATGGCTTGTTGCCGGTCCCTGGAATGATTTTGGCCTTTGTCGTTTTGAAAGAACGAAGTACTAAATCACGCATGTTAGCTATCCTGCTCATTCTTGCTGCCAACATGATTATGATGGGAGATTTGAGTCAATTGTCTTCACATGGGATCGGCTGGTTGATGCTTTTTGGCGCTTCGCTTGTATTCTCAAGTTATATGTTCCTAGGTAAACGATGGGGATTCACTACTCGAGATGTTTTAGCTTTCCTCCCCGTGATCAATATTGTGATTTTCCTCCCCTGGTGGTTTTTGACTGATAGCGGCATTAGTCAGGCACCCTGGAGCGATCTTTTATTGCAGGCTTCTTATCAAGGCGTTCTCGTAAGTATCATAGCACTACTTTTGACCTTTTATGCACTCAAGCATATTGGCGCCATGACACTTTCTATCTATTTTTCTTTCGTGCCTTTTGTTACGGCTATATTGGCCTGGATTATTTTGAAGGAACATTTGTCAACAGCTGAAATCGCAGGAATCTTACTTTGCTCTGCAGGCTTATTTCTTTATGCTTATAACGGCAGACAAAAAACAGCCAAATCCAGCTGA